DNA sequence from the Butyricimonas faecalis genome:
TGAAGGAAAAGCCGAATAGCGAGAAACGAGTTGTGATTTACTACTATAAAGGTCCGGGACAAAGTGCCATGAGTGCTGCCGGGATGGAAGTGGTACCCTCGTTGTATAATCTTTTGAAAAAGATGAAAGAAGAGGGATACCGGGTAGAGAATCTGCCGGCAAATTCCAAGGAGTTGGAGAAAATGATCATGGCGGAAGGTGCCGTGTTCGGTACTTATGCAAGCGGGGTGATGGATCATTTCCTGAAAGAGAGCCACCCGCTGTTGATTTCGAAAGAGGAATATGAGAGTTGGGTGAGACAGGCTTTACGGCCGGAAAAATATGCCGAGGTGGTAGCCGCTTTCGGGGAGTTCCCCGGGGAATACATGAGTACTGCCGATGGCAAATTAGGGGTATCCCGCATACAGTTCGGGAACGTGGTCATTATGCCTCAACCGGCAGCCGGAGGCGGGGATAACGCCTTCCAGATTGTACACGGAACGGATGTTGCACCCCCTCATTCTTACGTGGCTGCTTATTTGTGGATGCAGTACGGATTCAAAGCGGATGCAATGATTCATTTCGGAACGCATGGTAGTTTGGAATTTACGCCTAAAAAGCAGGCTGCCTTGTGTGATTTGGATTGGCCCGATCGACTGGTGGGTAGCGTGCCTCATCTTTATATCTACTCTATCGGCGATGTGGGTGAGGGGATGATTGCCAAGCGTCGGGGATATGGTGTGTTACAATCTTACCTGACACCCCCGTTTATGGAGAGTAACGTGAGGGGTATCTATCGGAATTTAACGGAAAGAATAAAGATATATAATCAGAAAGCTTATCCGGAAAAAGGTACAGCCAATTCGAAGGAGGTGGAGCAAGCAGCCCTGTCCGTGAAAGAATTAGCCGTTTCCTTGGGAATGCATCGGGAGTTGGGCTTGGATAGCGTGTTGAATGTTCCTTACACGGAAGAAGAAATATTGAAGATCGAGAATTTTGCGGACGAGTTGGCCGCGGAGAAGGTTACCGGGCAACTGTACACGATGGGCATCCCCTATGAGGCATCCCGGATTGAATCGTCCGTTTATTCGATGTCAACCGACCCGATTGCCTACGGGTTGTTCGGCTTGGATCGGTTGAGAGGAAAGGCGGATGCGGGTGTGTTGAAACGGAAGACTATATTTACCGAACGTTATCTTGATCCCGCTAAGCGATTGGTGCAGAGATTGCTGGATGGACGGGAGAGCGTGAACGATGATTTTATTTGCCAGGTGGCAGGTATCTCGAAAGAAGAACTGGCACAGGCTCGTGAAATCGATCAGGATCGGAATACTCCCAAGGGAATGATGGCGATGATGATGGCTGCCGCGGCAAAACAACCGGAAATTACACCGGTGAAGAAGAAAGAGTCCGGGCTTTCAATGGCCGGGATGATGAAGAATATGATGAAGCGGATGGGGGAAGGGAAGACTCTCGAAGAGCGATTGGAGATAGCAAGGAAGATGGGGGCACCCGAAGAGGCTTTGAAGAAAATGAAAGCGGCAATGGAAAGTGAAAACGGTGAAAAAGGCCCGGATATGAGTGCCATGATGCAAGCGATGATGGGAAAGAAAGCCAAGGAATATTCCAAAGAAGAGGTGAACAAGGCGCTGGCTATCGTGGAAGTGGAACGGACGTTGAAAAACGTGAATAATTATAAGCGGGCATTACAGGATAGTCCGGAGGTTGAATTGCAGTCGCTGATGAATGCCCTAAATGGCGGTTACACGGCTCCTTCTCCCGGGGGTGATCCTATCGTGAACCCGAACACGTTGCCGACGGGGCGTAATCTTTTTGCGATAAATGCAGAGGAAACACCTACGGAATCAGCCTGGGAGAAAGGAGTGCAGTTGGCAAAGAGTACAATCGAGATGTACCGGAAACGACATAACGGGGAGTTCCCGAAAAAGGTCAGCTACACGCTTTGGTCCGGAGAATTTATTGAAACGGGTGGAGCCACGATTGCTCAAGTGTTGTATATGCTTGGCGTGGAACCCGTGCGGGATGCTTTCGGACGGGTAAGCGATTTGAAATTAATCCCGTCGGCTGATTTGGGGCGTCCGCGTATTGACGTGGTTGTCCAGACTTCCGGGCAGTTGCGGGATATTGCCGCATCTCGTCTTTTCTTGGTGAATCGGGCCGTGGAGATGGCCGCGGCTGCCAAAGATGATCAATACGAGAATCAAGTGGCCGCCGGGGTACTGGAAGCGGAAAAGACGTTGATTGACAAGGGAATCTCTCCGAAAGATGCGCGTGAGATTTCAACTTTCCGGGTCTTCGGGGGTGCGAATGGCGGTTACGGAGCCGGAATACAGGGGATGGTCGACGCCGGAGATCGTTGGGAAGATGAATCGGAAATAGCTGCAACCTATTTGAATAATATGGGTGCTTATTACGGCAGCGAGAAAAACTGGGAAAAATTCCAGCAGTTTGCTTTTGAGGCCGCTTTGACCCGGACGGACGTGGTGGTTCAACCCCGGCAGAGTAACACGTGGGGGGCGTTGAGTCTGGATCATGTGTACGAGTTTATGGGAGGCTTGAACCTGACAGTTCGTAACGTGACGGGAAAGGATCCGGATGCTTATTTCAGTGACTACCGGAACCGGAATAACAATAAAATGCAGGAAGTAAAAGAGGCGATCGGTGTGGAGTCGAGAACCACGATCTTTAACCCTTCTTATATCAAGGAGAAGATGAAAGGAGAAGCGACCTCGGCTGCCGGTTTTGCCGAAATTGTTCGTAACACTTACGGTTGGAACGTGATGAAACCTTCGGTGATCGATAACGAAATGTGGGACGAGATTTACAACGTGTATGTAAAAGATAAATTTAACCTAGGGGTACAGGATTTCTTTGAGCAACAGAGTCCGGCAGCCTTACAGGAAATCACGGCTGTTATGATGGAGACGGCACGTAAAGGGATGTGGAAAGCCACGGAACAGCAATTGGCCGATTTATCGAAATTGCATACGGACCTGATTCAGAAGTATAAGCCGGCTTGTTCCGGATTTGTATGCGATAATGCCAAATTGCGTGATTTTATCGCATCTAAAGCAACTCCCGAAGTAGCCAAGCAATATCAGAACAGTATAAAAAATGTACGGGAAGTGGCGGCAGATCAGTCCAAAGGTGTCGTGATGAAGAAGGATGAAATCGCTTCTGAGACACACAAACACACAAATAAGGTGAATTCCGTTTGGATTGTTATCGGTGTTGTAGTAATTTTGGGTAGTCTGGCGGTTTTGATGCGTAAAAGACGTAGAAACAGAATGTAATAATGGACACAATTGTATTGATATTAATATTACTGACGGCATTTAATTTTTTATTGAAACAAACCTTCTGGAAGCCAATAGCGGTGGGCGTCACTGCCGCTATTGCTGCCGTATTTGTGATTCTGGTGTGGCCTTATGCTATCGAACAATCAAAGACACAAATTGCTGATTGGTTGTCGGACAATCAATTGATGTTGGACACTTCCGTCGTGTTGACCTTGGAGATTGTTTTGCAGATGGCATTCTGCCTGTTGGCTGTTCACGTGGCAAATTTCTCTCCGGTCAAAAGGCGTATGATGTGGGCATATCGTGTATTGTATTGGTTTCCGGGAGTTTTGATATTCCCGGTTCTGTTTTTCGGTTTGACCCAAGCGATATTCTCTTTTCCGGGAGTTTCATTTAAATTGATTGCCTGGCTGTTTGGCCTGTTTGTTTTCGTGGTTATTCCTGTGGGAAGATGGTTGGTCAGGTGGTTGTTGCCGGAAGAAGAGTTGCGTCTGGAATTGTTTTTCCTGACGAATGCCTTGGTGGCAATTTTAGGAATTATTGCCACGGTAAACGGGAGAACGGCTGTAGATGGAGTAAGTGATGTGGACTGGTCGGCATTGACCGGCTGTATTATACTGTTTTTAGTGGGAGCTATTGTAGGGTGGATCGTGTATGTGATCAAAAGAAAACTAACTTTTAAATTGAGAAGATAATGAATGCTATTTCTGATATCATGTTTTGGATTTCAACAGGATTGTTAGTACCTGTTATCGTGTTGTTGATTCTGTTGTTTTTTCGTTCCCTTTTACTGGTGGGGAGTTTCTTTGGCCAATATGTTTCTATTCGTAAGACGGATAAGGTGATCCGGGAGCAAATGGAAACATTGCACGTGGATAACGTGGATCATTTGGCAGAGAAATTACCGGAAAAGAGTAATTCTCTGGTCGTGATGTTTATGAAGCGCATCTTGGCAGAGCAACAGAATAAAGCACAAGTTCAACGCTTGTTGGCTAATTTCGAGATCGCGGCGGATAAGGACTTGGCAATATCCAAAACGTTGACAAAGTTAGGACCTATCTTAGGTTTGATGGGAACCTTGATTCCGATGGGACCTGCTTTGGTCGGTTTGTCCACGGGTGATATTGCCTCGATGGCCTATAATATGCAGGTCGCTTTTGCCACGACGGTGATCGGGTTAGTGGCCGGGGCCATCGGTTTCTTGACCCAGCAGGTAAAACAGCGTTGGTATTTGCAGGACATGACTAATTTGGAATGTCTCGTGGAAGTGTTGAATGAAAAGAATGAGAAGAGATGAAACGTAATCTGTTAAAAAAAGAAGAGGATAATGACCCGATTAGTGCGGTGTCGAATCTTTTTGATGTGGCGATGGTGTTTGCCGTGGCTCTGATGGTAGCGTTGGTGACAAGATATAATATGACGGAGATGCTCTCGACAGAGGATTTCACGATGGTAAAAAATCCGGGAAAGGAAAATATGGAGATTATTACCAAGGAAGGGGAAAAGATAAATCGCTACACGCCTTCGGAAGACCAAAACCAGTCGGGGAAACGCGGGAAGAAAGTGGGGATCGCGTATGAGCTTGAAAACGGAGAAATTATTTACGTTCCGGAGTAAACTTTATAAGGTTCATAAAGTACACGTATCTATTTTACGGGCTTTATGAACCTCATGTACGTTATAATCTTATTTATGCTATATTTGTCGTGGAATAAAAATCATTGTGCCTGTGTCCACGAGTTTAGTTTTAACGGTTTTATTAGCTTATTTTTTATTGTTGATTCTGGTTGGCTTCGTGACGACCAGAAAAGTCAATAGTGAGATGTTTTTTACCGCAAACCGGAATTCCCCTTGGTATCTGGTGGCTTTCGGGATGATCGGGACAACGCTTTCCGGGGTGACGTTTATCTCTATCCCCGGGGAAGTCGGTAATACGCACTGGACTTACCTGACCTTGGTTTTCGGTAATTGCGTGGGATATATCGTGATTGCACTCGTGCTTTTGCCCTTGTTTTACAGGCAGCATTTGGTTTCTATATATTCTTGGTTGGGAACTCGTTTCGGGGAGAAGGCCCGGTTGACGGGTTCTTTCTTTTTTATCGTGTCGCAACTCGTGGGGGCTTCCTTCCGGTTATTCTTGGTTGTCGGCGTGTTACAACTGGCATTCTTTGATGCTATAGGCGTGCCTTTCTGGCTGACCGTGTTTATCACGATTGCCTTCGTGTGGATTTATACCGTGCGGGGAGGGATCAAGACAATCGTTTGGACCGATACATTGCAAACCGTGTTTATCCTGATCTCTGTCGGTTTGACAATCGTGGTGGTAAATAAGGCGTTGGATTTTAATTTCTCGTCAGCCCTTGCTGCTGTAAAGGAAAGTCCTCTTTCCAGGGTGTTTGATTTTGACTGGAGGTCCGGCCAGAACACGGTGAAACAGTTTTTGGCAGGAGTGGCGATCACGGTCTGTCTGAATGGGTTGGACCAGAACATGATGCAGAAGAACCTGACGTGTCGCTCCTTGCGGGAGTGTAAGACGAACATGTTTTCCTTCTCTTTTTTGTTTCTTGTGACGAACGTGTTGTTTCTGATGTTGGGGGCCTTGCTTTATATATATGCGGAAAGAGAAGGAATCGTGCTTCCCGGGAAGTCTGATGACGTGTTCCCGTTCCTTTCCCTGAATTATTTCGGGGCCACGGCCGGACTGTTTTTCTTGCTGGGAATAACTGCCGCGGCCTATTCTTCCGTCGATTCGTCATTAACGGCTTTGACGACCTCGTTCTGTATTGATTTTCTGAAAATAGATCCAGGTAATAGAGAGGAGAAGAAAAAGCGGATCGGGGTACATATCGTGTTTTCGTTACTGATGATTTTCGTGGTTGTCCTCTTCCGTGAATTGAATAATTCGAGCGTCATATCATCTCTTTTTAAAGCAGTAGGCTATACGTATGGGCCTCTCCTGGGACTTTTCACATTCGGTCTGACGACAAAATATCAGGTACGGGAGAAATATCTTCCTTGGGTCTGCTTGCTTTCACCGGTGCTCTCTTACGTGGTGAATTGTTACTCGGAACAACTCCTTTTCGGGTATAAATTCGGCTTCGAGATTCTCCTGCTTAATGGACTGCTTTGTTATCTGGGTTTACTATTGATTCGTGATAAGTTATCTGGTAAGCCTCTAAATGCTTAATTATCGTTTTTTTTACTCAAATTCAATCGTCCCGTTGCCCATTGACGAAATCTTGTGGCAATGATAGAACGTATACGATAGCCATCCTCCCTAACTCCTCCTTACACGGGAAGGAAAAAACGCTTGGCAATCAACCCTCTCCCTGTGTAAGGGGAAGTTGGAGGGGGTAGTTGTGATGCTGTCTAAAACTTGTTAGACAGTCCCATGGTAGGTTCGTGGGGTAGCGAAAGAGTAGGAAATCCCTATACAAGTGAGGAAAATGGTTAAATAACGTATATACAAGGTGAAATTGGTGTTTTTGTATTCACTTGTTAATCAACTGTTTGTATGGGATTTTGAATCTTATTATAGGATCGTTTAATGCGCTACAAATATAGTAAATTTTCGAATCTCGTAAATAAAAATAAATAATTTTTTCTTTTTAGTAATCAAGTGGTTGCATTTTTACGATTTCAGACAATTTGTTGTTAAGTGCTGGTATCATTAAACGATGATTTTTTGATATAAAAAATGGTTTAATGAGACAGCTTTCGTGCCTCTATAATAAATATCACTGTTTAAGTGGGGGGCGTGGGACACGTGGCAATAAATCGGGACCGGTAACAGGGTTAGTGCGCGAAGCGCGCCCGGCCGGGAAGCGTGAAGAAGGTTGTTTGAAATTCAATACAATCCCTTGACAAGGGAACATCAAAGGATAAATGGTTGACAATAACAAGATAAACTGGTACGTGGCTCACACTCGCGTGAATCAAGAGTTGTGGATAAAGAAGCGGCTTGACGAGCTGGGGATCGAGAATTTCCTGCCCCAGGAAGAGCAAGTCCGGGAAACGCCGCTGGGTCGTAAAACGATCCGGGTGCTCTTGATCCACGGGATGATTTTTATTCACACGGATAAAGCGACGAGTTTCTCGTTGATAAACGACCACGGGCTGAATATCGTTTACCTGAAAGATATCGAGGGTCGTGGCTCGTTGATCGTTCCCGACAAGCAAATGCGCGATTTCATGTTCTTGCTT
Encoded proteins:
- a CDS encoding MotA/TolQ/ExbB proton channel family protein; translation: MNAISDIMFWISTGLLVPVIVLLILLFFRSLLLVGSFFGQYVSIRKTDKVIREQMETLHVDNVDHLAEKLPEKSNSLVVMFMKRILAEQQNKAQVQRLLANFEIAADKDLAISKTLTKLGPILGLMGTLIPMGPALVGLSTGDIASMAYNMQVAFATTVIGLVAGAIGFLTQQVKQRWYLQDMTNLECLVEVLNEKNEKR
- a CDS encoding UpxY family transcription antiterminator, with protein sequence MVDNNKINWYVAHTRVNQELWIKKRLDELGIENFLPQEEQVRETPLGRKTIRVLLIHGMIFIHTDKATSFSLINDHGLNIVYLKDIEGRGSLIVPDKQMRDFMFLLDFSPEGVEVLNKNLKRGDRVRVIKGPLQGLEGELVRLMGHKRVVIRLEGVVSIATSYIPGSFLERVE
- a CDS encoding sodium:solute symporter, producing the protein MSTSLVLTVLLAYFLLLILVGFVTTRKVNSEMFFTANRNSPWYLVAFGMIGTTLSGVTFISIPGEVGNTHWTYLTLVFGNCVGYIVIALVLLPLFYRQHLVSIYSWLGTRFGEKARLTGSFFFIVSQLVGASFRLFLVVGVLQLAFFDAIGVPFWLTVFITIAFVWIYTVRGGIKTIVWTDTLQTVFILISVGLTIVVVNKALDFNFSSALAAVKESPLSRVFDFDWRSGQNTVKQFLAGVAITVCLNGLDQNMMQKNLTCRSLRECKTNMFSFSFLFLVTNVLFLMLGALLYIYAEREGIVLPGKSDDVFPFLSLNYFGATAGLFFLLGITAAAYSSVDSSLTALTTSFCIDFLKIDPGNREEKKKRIGVHIVFSLLMIFVVVLFRELNNSSVISSLFKAVGYTYGPLLGLFTFGLTTKYQVREKYLPWVCLLSPVLSYVVNCYSEQLLFGYKFGFEILLLNGLLCYLGLLLIRDKLSGKPLNA
- a CDS encoding cobaltochelatase subunit CobN, which translates into the protein MKKKWLTLGCFLIVVLLGIWAYNVWFGTTKIAFVNFQTITMGGIAKANDNSFIKLQEVPVEELDRLSGFDMVFVNGMGLRVVEEQRQQIQKAADKGVLVYTTMATNPANNICTIDSVDQVALRGYLGSGGRRNYKNMLNYIRKNMDKKLISVEEPEAPIERASDVLYHVDLDKPGDELDFISVEEYEKYLKSKQLYKEGAKKIVVTGQMADATGLIDTLERMGYNVYPVLSLRRLLDFMREISPDAIINMAHGRLGDDVVKYLKERNILLFAPLTVNSLVEEWERDPMGMSGGFMSQSIVTPEIDGAIRTSALFAQYEDKEGLRHSFAVPSRLKTYVENIQKTLALKEKPNSEKRVVIYYYKGPGQSAMSAAGMEVVPSLYNLLKKMKEEGYRVENLPANSKELEKMIMAEGAVFGTYASGVMDHFLKESHPLLISKEEYESWVRQALRPEKYAEVVAAFGEFPGEYMSTADGKLGVSRIQFGNVVIMPQPAAGGGDNAFQIVHGTDVAPPHSYVAAYLWMQYGFKADAMIHFGTHGSLEFTPKKQAALCDLDWPDRLVGSVPHLYIYSIGDVGEGMIAKRRGYGVLQSYLTPPFMESNVRGIYRNLTERIKIYNQKAYPEKGTANSKEVEQAALSVKELAVSLGMHRELGLDSVLNVPYTEEEILKIENFADELAAEKVTGQLYTMGIPYEASRIESSVYSMSTDPIAYGLFGLDRLRGKADAGVLKRKTIFTERYLDPAKRLVQRLLDGRESVNDDFICQVAGISKEELAQAREIDQDRNTPKGMMAMMMAAAAKQPEITPVKKKESGLSMAGMMKNMMKRMGEGKTLEERLEIARKMGAPEEALKKMKAAMESENGEKGPDMSAMMQAMMGKKAKEYSKEEVNKALAIVEVERTLKNVNNYKRALQDSPEVELQSLMNALNGGYTAPSPGGDPIVNPNTLPTGRNLFAINAEETPTESAWEKGVQLAKSTIEMYRKRHNGEFPKKVSYTLWSGEFIETGGATIAQVLYMLGVEPVRDAFGRVSDLKLIPSADLGRPRIDVVVQTSGQLRDIAASRLFLVNRAVEMAAAAKDDQYENQVAAGVLEAEKTLIDKGISPKDAREISTFRVFGGANGGYGAGIQGMVDAGDRWEDESEIAATYLNNMGAYYGSEKNWEKFQQFAFEAALTRTDVVVQPRQSNTWGALSLDHVYEFMGGLNLTVRNVTGKDPDAYFSDYRNRNNNKMQEVKEAIGVESRTTIFNPSYIKEKMKGEATSAAGFAEIVRNTYGWNVMKPSVIDNEMWDEIYNVYVKDKFNLGVQDFFEQQSPAALQEITAVMMETARKGMWKATEQQLADLSKLHTDLIQKYKPACSGFVCDNAKLRDFIASKATPEVAKQYQNSIKNVREVAADQSKGVVMKKDEIASETHKHTNKVNSVWIVIGVVVILGSLAVLMRKRRRNRM
- a CDS encoding DUF2149 domain-containing protein, yielding MKRNLLKKEEDNDPISAVSNLFDVAMVFAVALMVALVTRYNMTEMLSTEDFTMVKNPGKENMEIITKEGEKINRYTPSEDQNQSGKRGKKVGIAYELENGEIIYVPE